The DNA segment CCGCGCAGCACAGCAAAACAtctggtttttgttgttgtcaatCAAAATACCACACCACAACGCAATTGTTTGTCGAGGAGTGCAATCGTGCTTGTGCGTTGAACCTGCTTGTGGAAAGTAACATTGAAATCGTTTGTGAATCGAAATACGCAACTCCCACAATAATCATCATGTCTCTGCCGCGCAACATCGGCACCCTGCTGAAGGTTTCGCGTGCCCGCAGCGTACCGGCCGCCCTGTACCATCAGAACGTGCTGGAGCACTACGAAAACCCGCGCAACGTCGGATCGCTCGATAAGAAGGACAAGAACGTCGGCACCGGGCTGGTCGGTGCTCCGGCTTGCGGTGACGTGATGAAGCTGCAGATTAAGGTGGACGAGAATGGGAAGATCATCGACGCCAAGTTCAAGACGTTCGGGTGCGGTTCGGCCATCGCTTCCAGCTCGCTGGCCACCGAATGGGTGAAGGGCAAGACGCTCGACCAGGCTGGGCAGCTGAAAAACACGGACATTGCGAAGGAGCTGTCGCTGCCGCCGGTCAAGCTGCACTGCTCGATGCTGGCGGAGGACGCCATCAAGGCGGCGCTGGAGGACTACAACAAGAAACAGAAGAAGGGTGGCGAGTAGGCCCTCTCGGCGGCATCCATGCATTCGGTTCGGAGGCGGAGATGATTGTGTATGATAAGGAAGGCGATGTATTAGTTTGTATGTTTGGTGCAACTTGCTGTATGCTTAGTCAATAAAACTCATTTATTGGTGTTGaacaagtaaaacaaaagGGGTGAAAGAGTTCCTTTGTCGCAAATAAGCATTTTTGTGCATTTCCGGGGGCGATGTAAACAAAGTCAGGCTGTTCAAGAGACCGGTAGTTTGCGGGTGTTTACGTAACGATAGTGAAGGAATGATGCATCGTTTTTCTTCGATCCTTTGAGATAGATGGGGAAATAATTCTAGAACGATGATTCATGATAAATAGTGCAGAACTATTTCATAATGTTGGAAAAGATCTGAAAGCTGATAATACTATCGTGAGAAAACAAGTGCTTAAGATACAATAATGCAAACATACGACGAAAGAATGGAAAATGCTAGTAAAACATTGTATTTCCCGTACAAAGAGCAGTGAACTTTCCTATCGCAAATTCTACTTTGAATTGCATTTTGCATCTTTCCCCCCATGCTGTTGTTAGCTGCCGTCTACACAAAGCTGGCCTTGAACttgatgacttttttttaaattcaaatccCCGTTTATCacaagaaatataaaaatgaagtaaaatgAATTGAACTTTATTAACTTTTCATTCTCTTCAGCCAGTATTGCTCCaaacttttccaaaaaatattcatttttaacatttctcAACATTTGTTTCGCGCCAAGTGTAAATTTCACAAATTGCGCTTCAAGTGAAGTGTTGAACCATGTGTGCTAAACATACGCACGAACTGTCAACTGTCAAAACACAAAAGGCGgtttgtgcaaaaacaaatcgCGCACAGCTCACGGAACGtgaaattgttcaaaaaagttgcaaaaaaatgcatacaatCAAGCTTTAGTTAGTGTAATAATATTTAGTGACGCATCCCCACACCATTGCACAATCACAATTTAGTGCCAGCTAGCAGAAACACACATCAATCACGTGTCGAAAGGTTCCGGAGTAGGGGAAGGCTTTGTTTGCGTCGTCCTTAAACTTCTTCCCCCTCCTTCTCGCTCTCTACGGCAATATCGATTGAATCTGCTGGGGCGAGGGCAAACACCCTGTCGAAGGCAAACCAGTTAGTCCAAAAAGGTTCGCTACTATTCCAAGCTTCCTGCATAAACGAAACGATGTCACACCGCGAGATACTGCAGTCCATCCGGGAGGACGATTTTGTCGAGTACTTCCTGTTTCCTGCCCGCCCATCCGACCCGTCCGATGTGGAGCTGGAGAACAACGAACACGCCCTGGAGCCACTGCTGCAGGAGGTGAACCGGTTGGCGGAAGCGTTCTGTCAGCGGTACATCTGGCATCGGGACGGATTTCGTGTCGTGCCGCGGCTGCTAAACGACTCCCGCATGCTGATCGAGGCGGCCGAGGGACAGAATGGTACGGCAAATGGTAAGTGCGTGCGATGGAGGAGGGGGGACAGCATAGTGAGCGTCATGTTTGAACTTTGTTCgcgttttctatttttagcgaAACTACCCTCTCATCTGTACGGGATTTCCCACGTCGGTGACAACATACAGGATGAGTGGTTCATTGTCGCGCTGCTCTTTCACTTGACCGAGCGCATTCCCGGGCTGGTGGCGCGCGTTGTGGATGCGGACGGTGAGTTCCTGCTGATCGAGGCGGCCGAACAGTTGCCCCGCTGGGCCAATCCGGAAAGCTGCGAGGGGAAAGTTTTCATCTGCAATGGCACGCTGCGATTGGTGCAGCCCAGGGAGGAGGGGCAGCAGGAGTCGCTAGAGATACAGGATGCACTGGAA comes from the Anopheles coluzzii chromosome 2, AcolN3, whole genome shotgun sequence genome and includes:
- the LOC120947334 gene encoding iron-sulfur cluster assembly scaffold protein IscU — encoded protein: MSLPRNIGTLLKVSRARSVPAALYHQNVLEHYENPRNVGSLDKKDKNVGTGLVGAPACGDVMKLQIKVDENGKIIDAKFKTFGCGSAIASSSLATEWVKGKTLDQAGQLKNTDIAKELSLPPVKLHCSMLAEDAIKAALEDYNKKQKKGGE